The Porphyromonas pogonae genome segment TTGGCTCCCCCTGCCGTGCTATATCTAACTTTGGGACTCAGATGAAACAGTAACTGAGCTTCTCCTGTTAGGGCTTTGTGCATCTCAAACTGGCTGTTGTCTTTGTAATAAGGTGTCCTTTTTTCCATTGTTCCCGTTAGAGTGAGCTGTAACCTGTTACCTATAAACATTTCATTGCGTACCAAACCGTATTCTTTGCGGTAATATCTTACCGGGCTATTACCCAAGGGGAATATAGGATACTGATTGAGATATGTTTGTTGTGCTGCCATGTAATTGAGATCCCCGGAAGTAATCCCTCCCGATAAAACCAGCAGGCCTGCCAAGGTGCGAGGAGCATAATGCAATGATAGATTATGCTGCGTATTGATATACTTACTTTTTGTGGTGTAATAAATAGAAGGAATATAAGTGAGCCTAACCCCGGGTTTGAACCTATATGATAATCCTATTTTGTATCCCAACCACCAGCCGTCATCATCATTGATTTCATCAATAACGCTGGTGAGACCGAAAACACCTAAACGGAAATTCTTAAAATCATAATCTTTACCAAAAATGAGATATCCCCATATTCCCGCTTCATCTCCTTTGATCATAGGATGATCAGTCCGAGGGTCTTTTTCGCGTTCCCTGTAGCTACTATCTATCTTTCTCAGGAAATAATAACTTCCTATGACCCTGAACTTCTCTTCTGGCATGTAGCGCAAGAAGCGTTCCATGCGTTTGCTGGGGCGCAAAGTATCTGCACTCACCACACTTTTTAGAGCCGCATTATCACCTTTTATGGAATCATTTAATGGCACATTATGTGCATTTAAACTCAGGGTAGTGAGGGCTATCAAAAAAGATATTATATATTTATGTTTCATTTGGGGGTGATATTTATATCAAAGTTAAATGAAAAACGTTTATATAAAATAGATTATGAGGATAAAAAGAAAAAAAGTTACACAAGTATTCTTATGGCTTATTATCATGCTTGCAATAGTATGCATAATAGCCGCATTTTTTGTCAATGAAGCTCAACGATTGATAATCATGGCAGGAGGAGCTCTTCTAATCATCAACCTTATTATCATGATGTATTTCTTTAGGCGCAATGCCGAGGACTGACTCCTATAAATATTGTGATTCATAATATTTTTTTAACTTTGTACTATACAAATCATGGGGATGACTGGCTTTGACAGCGTGATGAAGTGATTTGTAAGCATGTAGTGCGTGGGTGGCTTGCACTATAATCTCAGACATCGAACTTTTTAATTGGCGAAAATAATTTTGCTCTTGCTGCATAACCGAAGTATAGTAAGTTAATGCTTAATCATCGCAATAGTTGCGGTGACAAGACATCACCCGAAAAGCTCCCGTCCTGTAGCGTTTCGATATGGTGGTGCTAAAAATTCAGGAATCGCTCATTGTAGCCTTCGGCAGTGGGTTAAATTTTAGAAGGATAAGGATAGTCCACTGGTAGCTTCAGCCGCAGGCCTGTCTCGAAAATCGTAAGTGAGGCTAAACATGTAGAAAGCAAATTAATTCCATGTTTGGACCAGGGTTCAATTCCCTGCATCTCCACACATTGTTAAGCGTAAATTGTTGTAATAGACACTTTACGCTTTTTTATTTTGATTTATTGATCTTCCCTAGCTCCCCTCTATTCCTATCCAATCCCACTATGGTACGATTAAAAGTCCCCACTCTTGCGCGTATTCTTAGTCTTAGTATTCAATTTCAATTCCAGTATGGTACGATTAAAAGTCCCACACGTACGATAGTTATTATTCCATCACAACAAATTTCAATTCCAGTATGGTACGATTAAAAGCATAATTTTAAATTCGGCTCGATCATGTAAAGAACTTATTTCAATTCCAGTATGGTACGATTAAAAGTTCGAATATCCTTCAGCAATTCATCCCATTCTTGTAATTTCAATTCCAGTATGGTACGATTAAAAGGAAATATGGATTAACTCCCTCGTGGGTAATCTTTTTGATTTCAATTCCAGTATGGTACGATTAAAAGTGAACACTAATAATTCACAGCCTACTCGAATATCAGATTTCAATTCCAGTATGGTACGATTAAAAGCTCGCTGTCCGATAGCCCTTTTTCGAGGATATATATATTTCAATTCCAGTATGGTACGATTAAAAGTCGGTGTGACTGTAGCACGGGCGTTTGGTAGAGACTCATTTCAATTCCAGTATGGTACGATTAAAAGATAAAGATGACCACTTCTTAATTTGGCATGACTTAGATTTCAATTCCAGTATGGTACGATTAAAAGTATTCTTCATCACTCACTTCTTTTTTAGCGTCCTCGATTTCAATTCCAGTATGGTACGATTAAAAGCAATTAACAGAAAAGCAAATCGAAGAGATCGAAAAAAATTTCAATTCCAGTATGGTACGATTAAAAGTACGATACGAAGTCTTGTAAGCCGTTACTGTCCATATTTCAATTCCAGTATGGTACGATTAAAAGTAAGGGAGAATAACCAAACGTACAGACTTGGATATAATTTCAATTCCAGTATGGTACGATTAAAAGGCATGTGATGACGACTCTATAAGGCTATCTATATGAATTTCAATTCCAGTATGGTACGATTAAAAGCTCAAGGGCACATCTTTTCTACCAAAGCAAGATATCAATTTCAATTCCAGTATGGTACGATTAAAAGTGTAAATCCGCATGATGCGGTTTTAAAACGGTATCATAATTTCAATTCCAGTATGGTACGATTAAAAGCATTCATGAAGAGGTGGTTTCTGTCAAGGCTGAAAATTTCAATTCCAGTATGGTACGATTAAAAGAGCGTAAAGAATATGCCTTATTATTACATGAACGGTATTTCAATTCCAGTATGGTACGATTAAAAGATCATTTAGCCAACTTCCTTTCCAATTCGGCAATCTATTTCAATTCCAGTATGGTACGATTAAAAGCGGATATTATTGCTCCCCGTCTTGGGTTGTCACCTGATTTCAATTCCAGTATGGTACGATTAAAAGATGTGTTTTCCAGCCAGCACCGCAGTTGAGCGTCGTATTTCAATTCCAGTATGGTACGATTAAAAGCCTTCTTCGATTGCTGATCTAACCGCCTCTGTTTCAGATTTCAATTCCAGTATGGTACGATTAAAAGTCGAACCTGCCGAAACATGTTGGCGCCCGCACACGATTTCAATTCCAGTATGGTACGATTAAAAGTATACCCGTCTCCTCGTAACAATAGTCCGGGAGCCCAATTTCAATTCCAGTATGGTACGATTAAAAGTGTTAAGAACCTATATGTTGATGCAGCACATATATCATTTCAATTCCAGTATGGTACGATTAAAAGTCGGGCATGCCTGTGAAGGTAGCCGAGTGCCACTTGATTTCAATTCCAGTATGGTACGATTAAAAGCCATGCCAATCACTGTCTGATAACCCTTTTTCTATAAATTTCAATTCCAGTATGGTACGATTAAAAGACGCAGTCCAGGCTATGCCGATGCCTGGCCATACAATTTCAATTCCAGTATGGTACGATTAAAAGACATAACCATTCCCAACAATTGATTGTCTTTACACGAATTTCAATTCCAGTATGGTACGATTAAAAGTTATCAAAATATTATCATTAGTTGATTCAAACAACAATTTCAATTCCAGTATGGTACGATTAAAAGTGCTAAGCTTTGGTAATTACTAAGTGCTTCATAAGATTTCAATTCCAGTATGGTACGATTAAAAGAATCAACCTTGTATCAAGTTCCTTTTTGGTGTCTTGATTTCAATTCCAGTATGGTACGATTAAAAGGCGCAATGCTGATGAATTTGAAATCGTCGGTCGCCGATTTCAATTCCAGTATGGTACGATTAAAAGACGATGTCCAAGTTGACAGATTTGATCAGATTCTGTATTTCAATTCCAGTATGGTACGATTAAAAGGCAGGTTTTTTTGTGCCTATACATATTATATATATAGATTTCAATTCCAGTATGGTACGATTAAAAGCAGCCTATCTGTTAGGTCATTACCATTCTGTACGTAATTTCAATTCCAGTATGGTACGATTAAAAGCTTGGATATACGGAAATGTGTAAAGACGGATCTAAAAATTTCAATTCCAGTATGGTACGATTAAAAGTTCTCTTATTGTATATTCTTGTGCGATTGCCTGTGAATTTCAATTCCAGTATGGTACGATTAAAAGTCGGCAATAACGAGATTATATCCAAGATAAATCAGAATTTCAATTCCAGTATGGTACGATTAAAAGCACTCCTTGGCATAGCTTGCGAATTACGTAATATATAATTTCAATTCCAGTATGGTACGATTAAAAGTGCTTGCACATTTCAACAATCTTTCGTCCGGTTTCAATTTCAATTCCAGTATGGTACGATTAAAAGGGTAATACTGACGATATAACTGTATTTGAAAAAGATATTTCAATTCCAGTATGGTACGATTAAAAGCTGACGCACCCAGATATCTTGCTTCTCTTTCTCCCAATTTCAATTCCAGTATGGTACGATTAAAAGAACATCCTGAACTATGACCTTACAGACACTTTCGCCATTTCAATTCCAGTATGGTACGATTAAAAGTCGCATCCGGATCGGTTGCATCATAAGTGTATTCCATTTCAATTCCAGTATGGTACGATTAAAAGGTTGTCACCTGTGGAAGTAAGAGATAAGTATTTTGAATTTCAATTCCAGTATGGTACGATTAAAAGGCTTTCGCTGAAGCATTGTCAGCAATAGCAAGTTCAATTTCAATTCCAGTATGGTACGATTAAAAGCTTTTCCGGCATTTTTAAAAGCTTGCTTTACGGCTTATTTCAATTCCAGTATGGTACGATTAAAAGGCCGAAAATAAGAATCAAAAGCCTTTCTTTGAAAGAATTTCAATTCCAGTATGGTACGATTAAAAGCTACTTTGGCCTCTGTTGCCCGTTGTGCATCCTCTAATTTCAATTCCAGTATGGTACGATTAAAAGTTGATATTGGACAGATAAGAGCAATGTATAGAAAGTAATTTCAATTCCAGTATGGTACGATTAAAAGCAGAGCACCTCTCACATGCAGATATTGTGAAGAAAAATTTCAATTCCAGTATGGTACGATTAAAAGTACTTTGAAACCTATACGGATAAAGCACACTTCATGATTTCAATTCCAGTATGGTACGATTAAAAGTGGCTCGCATGACGGGTTCACTATCAAAAAAGTTGAATTTCAATTCCAGTATGGTACGATTAAAAGCAGGTTCAGAGCTGAACTATCTAAGGTAATGAATGTATTTCAATTCCAGTATGGTACGATTAAAAGTAAGTTCCACAGATAAACCTTTGCGCCCAAGTAGTAATTTCAATTCCAGTATGGTACGATTAAAAGCCGTCAAAAATAAAATTATAACTTTTTTGTTTACAGTATTTTTGACTTTGCTAAGATACAATTTTTTATCACAAAAATCGTCGACCTTTATTTGTAGGATTACTGTAGGGTATTGACGACTTTTTATTTTGTTTATTATCAGTGAATTAAAGTAATTGTTATTAATAATGTCAAAGATCAAGAGTATTTTATAGTATGGACTGACGATTTATAAAAAGTTATCGAGGTCATTCTTCTCTTGTCCTATGACCTGCTTATCAAGCCATTTCTCATCTCTGGAAGTGAAGATAATAATACTGTCGGTATCTTCCTCCATAATATTCTTAGCTTTTGAAATCAATTCTTTTAGTTTTACTTGGCTTATAGCTCCTTCAAATACACTGTTTTGAATCCAGTTGAGGTACTGTCGGCATAGTTTAAGCATTTTGCCTACTCTTTTTTCTCCAATATCATAAACTAATATACAGTACATTTTACCACCAAGCCTTAAAAGGTTTATATTCTTCAATATTCATAATATGTTTCACCAACTTGTAGCATTCCAAACGGATCAGATGTCTGTAACTGATATTCCTTTTCAACGCACGATGCTTTATGGTTTCATTTAGTCGTTCTTCCCAAATGGTTAAAACTTTCTTACATCCTGACGGCTTTAAAATACAACCGTTTAAGTGATTGTCAAAATCATTCTTTTGAATTTGTTTCTTATTTAGTATAGAGAAAATAATCCTATCTACTAAAATGGGCTTGAATATTTCTGACAAGTCCAAAGCAAGTGAATATCTTCTAAATCCGGGTTCGTGTAGATAACTAATGGTTGGATTTAGTTGTGTATGGTATAATTGATCAAGGCAAGTTGTATAACAGATCATATTTAAGAAA includes the following:
- the cas2 gene encoding CRISPR-associated endonuclease Cas2, which produces MYCILVYDIGEKRVGKMLKLCRQYLNWIQNSVFEGAISQVKLKELISKAKNIMEEDTDSIIIFTSRDEKWLDKQVIGQEKNDLDNFL
- a CDS encoding DUF5686 family protein, yielding MKHKYIISFLIALTTLSLNAHNVPLNDSIKGDNAALKSVVSADTLRPSKRMERFLRYMPEEKFRVIGSYYFLRKIDSSYREREKDPRTDHPMIKGDEAGIWGYLIFGKDYDFKNFRLGVFGLTSVIDEINDDDGWWLGYKIGLSYRFKPGVRLTYIPSIYYTTKSKYINTQHNLSLHYAPRTLAGLLVLSGGITSGDLNYMAAQQTYLNQYPIFPLGNSPVRYYRKEYGLVRNEMFIGNRLQLTLTGTMEKRTPYYKDNSQFEMHKALTGEAQLLFHLSPKVRYSTAGGAKYINPAGYPLPALGVIYRQAFKPKGETSDKWVQYKMIEGIVRGAFPTGKEAFFDYLVTAGKYIDRTYVMQPDEKYFGKNYAITIQPLNYTFATLPNLYTGGNQWVSTQLNYTSQNLLVTQWNKIKKARLDETLHVKALSQIQGMKPYIEGGYSIGYGDLTRMGLFLGYDFERGKPAIAFRLSIPLINLTKKWGERE